The Nitriliruptor alkaliphilus DSM 45188 genome includes a region encoding these proteins:
- the rffA gene encoding dTDP-4-amino-4,6-dideoxygalactose transaminase produces MSDRSIRFNVPTVEGRELEHVAAAVRGGHTASSGPFTELVSTLLAEHHGAPDALLTTSCTDALEMTALMLDLGPGDAVVVPSFTFVTSALAYTRTGARLLFCDIERDTLALDPVQLERLLATHPNVRCVVHVHYAGIAGRIAEVADLVARYPRVTLVEDNAHGLFGMVGERTLGTYGRFSTLSFHETKNFICGEGGALIVNDEADVGRAHVLLDKGTDRRAFSLGLTDKYTWRDTGSSFGLSDMLAAYLWGQLEQRETILAQRRGVFDRYAASLAPVADEVGIRLPVVPEGRTPAWHMFHLLLPDASSRDHALDALRRAGVHATFHYVPLHRSDGGRRFAAAPSECPVTDDVSARLLRLPFHNRMSASEQERVVGVLLDSLRTYGGASAATG; encoded by the coding sequence GTGAGCGATCGGTCCATCCGCTTCAACGTCCCGACCGTCGAAGGTCGCGAGCTCGAGCACGTCGCCGCGGCCGTTCGAGGTGGCCACACCGCCTCGTCCGGGCCGTTCACGGAGCTCGTCAGCACCCTCCTCGCTGAGCATCACGGGGCTCCCGATGCGCTGCTGACCACCTCCTGCACCGACGCGCTCGAGATGACGGCTCTGATGCTCGACCTCGGCCCCGGTGACGCCGTCGTCGTGCCCTCCTTCACGTTCGTGACCAGTGCCCTCGCCTACACGCGGACGGGTGCGCGGCTGTTGTTCTGCGACATCGAGCGGGACACCCTGGCGCTCGATCCGGTACAGCTCGAGCGACTGCTCGCGACCCATCCGAACGTTCGGTGCGTCGTGCACGTCCACTACGCGGGCATCGCCGGTCGCATCGCGGAGGTCGCCGACCTCGTCGCCCGCTACCCGCGGGTGACGCTCGTCGAGGACAACGCCCACGGGCTGTTCGGGATGGTCGGCGAACGCACGCTCGGGACCTACGGCCGCTTCTCGACCCTGAGCTTCCACGAGACCAAGAACTTCATCTGCGGCGAGGGGGGTGCACTGATCGTCAACGACGAGGCCGATGTCGGCCGTGCACACGTCCTGCTCGACAAGGGGACCGACCGCCGCGCCTTCTCCCTCGGACTGACCGACAAGTACACCTGGCGCGACACCGGCTCCTCGTTCGGTCTGTCCGACATGCTCGCCGCCTACCTATGGGGTCAGCTCGAGCAGCGTGAGACGATCCTGGCTCAACGACGAGGGGTGTTCGACCGCTACGCCGCGAGTCTCGCCCCGGTCGCCGACGAGGTCGGCATCCGCCTCCCCGTGGTGCCCGAGGGGCGCACGCCAGCGTGGCACATGTTCCACCTCCTGCTCCCCGACGCCTCGTCACGCGACCACGCGCTCGACGCGCTCCGGCGAGCCGGCGTTCACGCGACCTTCCACTACGTCCCGCTCCACCGGTCCGACGGCGGTCGCCGCTTCGCCGCCGCCCCCTCCGAGTGTCCGGTGACCGACGACGTCAGCGCGCGGCTGCTGCGCCTCCCCTTCCACAACCGCATGAGCGCCAGCGAGCAGGAGCGTGTCGTCGGAGTACTGCTCGACAGCCTCCGGACGTACGGAGGTGCGTCGGCCGCGACGGGATGA
- a CDS encoding phosphonoacetaldehyde reductase — MSTARAVDLLADEVTFGPGTVARLPELVRELGAERVLLVCGRRSFEASGAATVLPELEQVAAVHRWSDFSPNTDAADLGRGLGELATFRPDLVLGVGGGSAMDMAKLLAGYGGRVPGDEIVATIQAGGRIDARDPGLILVPTTSGSGAETTHFAVVYTGHDKHSIAGPALRPDRIVLDPSLTLSGSPYQRATSGIDAVCQAIESLWAVGGTDASRTFAREALAVLLDHIEAFVTAPDDTAAAGMSLGSHLAGRAIDVSKTTAAHALSYGLTKRHGVSHGHAVATSLGPFLEAHAAASPDQLQAGVDPATHDAAVAHAVAALGADDGPSARRAFVGLMERIGLEPRLSELGVTDEDERAALVSTVNLERLGNDPVRFDADDLTAILRSTG; from the coding sequence GTGAGTACCGCACGAGCGGTCGACCTGCTCGCCGACGAGGTCACCTTCGGGCCCGGCACCGTCGCCCGGCTGCCGGAACTGGTCCGCGAGCTCGGCGCGGAACGGGTGCTGCTCGTCTGCGGCCGGCGATCGTTCGAGGCCTCCGGCGCAGCGACCGTGCTCCCCGAGCTCGAGCAGGTCGCCGCCGTCCACCGGTGGAGCGACTTCTCCCCCAACACCGACGCGGCGGACCTCGGCCGCGGCCTCGGCGAGCTGGCCACGTTCAGACCCGACCTCGTGCTCGGGGTCGGTGGTGGCAGCGCCATGGACATGGCCAAGCTCCTCGCCGGGTACGGCGGGCGCGTCCCAGGCGACGAGATCGTCGCCACCATCCAGGCCGGCGGGCGGATCGACGCGCGCGATCCCGGGCTGATCCTCGTCCCGACCACCAGCGGGTCGGGGGCCGAGACCACGCACTTCGCGGTCGTCTACACCGGCCACGACAAGCACTCGATCGCCGGGCCCGCGCTGCGTCCCGACCGCATCGTGCTCGACCCCTCGTTGACCCTCAGCGGGTCGCCGTACCAGCGCGCCACCTCGGGGATCGATGCGGTCTGCCAGGCCATCGAGAGCCTGTGGGCCGTCGGCGGTACCGACGCGAGCCGCACCTTCGCGCGCGAGGCACTGGCCGTGCTGCTCGACCACATCGAAGCCTTCGTGACCGCTCCCGATGACACCGCCGCGGCCGGCATGAGCCTCGGTAGCCACCTCGCCGGTCGCGCGATCGACGTCTCGAAGACCACTGCCGCGCACGCGCTGTCGTACGGGCTGACCAAGCGCCACGGCGTCAGCCACGGCCATGCGGTCGCCACGAGCCTCGGCCCGTTCCTCGAGGCACACGCCGCTGCCTCGCCCGACCAACTCCAGGCCGGGGTCGACCCTGCGACTCACGACGCTGCGGTGGCCCACGCCGTGGCGGCGCTCGGCGCCGACGACGGCCCCTCCGCCCGGCGGGCGTTCGTCGGACTCATGGAGCGGATCGGCCTCGAACCCCGGCTCTCGGAGCTCGGCGTGACCGACGAGGACGAACGCGCCGCGCTCGTGTCCACGGTGAACCTCGAACGGCTCGGCAACGATCCGGTGCGCTTCGACGCCGACGACCTGACCGCGATCCTGCGCAGCACGGGCTGA
- a CDS encoding class I SAM-dependent methyltransferase: MPDGPQAPGSASLANPRYWWYQARSDLMHAVFARYLHPGHHLLDVGSADGPSVGWLVAGIRRTAVDLDPGGLEEGDICASVTALPFRDAAFDVVSAFDVVEHIPSEAAVISELRRVARPGGVLLVSVPAYQWAWTSFDVAAGHHRRYTRRRLVAAVEAAGLRVERATYAFASTMPLFIADRVGSRLGLRRPEDPAATRLPAWLDRWLIKVSRVDRWLLRRTDLPFGSSIFLAARVPGEPAHPPGDAS; encoded by the coding sequence ATGCCGGATGGGCCACAGGCGCCGGGATCGGCCTCGCTCGCCAACCCTCGCTACTGGTGGTACCAGGCACGCAGCGACCTCATGCACGCCGTCTTCGCACGGTACCTGCACCCAGGCCACCACCTCCTCGACGTCGGCAGTGCCGACGGGCCGAGCGTCGGCTGGCTGGTCGCCGGTATCCGCCGCACCGCGGTCGACCTCGACCCGGGTGGGCTCGAGGAAGGCGACATCTGCGCATCGGTGACCGCCCTGCCGTTCCGCGACGCTGCGTTCGACGTGGTCTCGGCCTTCGATGTCGTCGAGCACATCCCGTCCGAAGCGGCGGTCATCAGCGAACTCCGACGTGTCGCCCGCCCGGGTGGCGTCCTGCTGGTGAGCGTCCCGGCCTACCAGTGGGCGTGGACCAGCTTCGACGTCGCCGCCGGCCACCATCGGCGCTATACGCGCCGCCGCCTCGTCGCAGCCGTCGAGGCAGCCGGGCTCCGCGTCGAGCGGGCCACGTACGCGTTCGCGAGCACGATGCCGCTGTTCATCGCCGATCGCGTGGGGAGCCGCCTCGGCCTGCGCCGCCCCGAGGACCCAGCCGCCACCCGGCTACCGGCATGGCTCGACCGCTGGTTGATCAAGGTCTCCCGGGTCGACCGGTGGTTGCTGCGACGAACGGATCTACCCTTCGGCTCGTCGATCTTCCTCGCCGCGCGAGTTCCCGGCGAACCGGCTCACCCCCCCGGCGATGCATCATGA
- a CDS encoding tetratricopeptide repeat protein encodes MQFDRVKRRLRPVSGPAASGAADTMADSSPTVGDELARAAAEVRSSELERAAVRLRRLRERAPNQAVVHHRLARVLERLGDLPGATASYEDAVERDPSKAAWHFQLGNVRQLAGDLEGAARAYQGAVDRDPSHGTWHARLGWCRRKTGDFAGAAHAYREATLRDPSREMWHFWLGVCLERARDWPGATVALKRADLVAIQHDPPHEPPSRRLPYERRVWLSLIRRPQYGYGIHRACQLASKLGLSRITAVEFGVAGGNGLVAMETNAAEIAELTGVAVDVVGFDTGGGLYEPIDARDMPYFFAAGAYAMDVPALRSRLRHARLILGDATETFAEFLASAPAPIGFMSFDMDVYSASKGVLDHLSEGADDAWFLPRTPVYFDDVAGWQGQDYNPHAGELLAIEEFNAENRDVKLAEDRTFRTLPVNHTWHHGAYTLHRFAHPQYDTYVSPADAASLALKPGPEG; translated from the coding sequence ATGCAGTTCGACCGGGTGAAACGGCGCCTCCGACCGGTGAGCGGTCCCGCCGCGTCCGGTGCCGCCGACACGATGGCCGACTCATCGCCGACGGTCGGCGACGAACTGGCACGAGCTGCTGCTGAGGTGCGTTCGAGTGAACTCGAGCGTGCGGCTGTCCGGTTGCGTCGGCTGCGTGAACGGGCGCCGAACCAGGCGGTGGTACACCACCGGCTCGCCCGCGTGCTGGAGCGCCTCGGAGATCTCCCCGGGGCAACCGCGAGCTACGAGGACGCGGTGGAGCGTGACCCGTCGAAGGCCGCCTGGCACTTCCAGCTCGGCAACGTCCGTCAGCTGGCTGGTGACCTCGAAGGTGCCGCACGCGCCTACCAGGGTGCGGTCGACCGCGATCCGAGCCACGGCACGTGGCACGCCCGGCTGGGATGGTGCCGACGCAAGACCGGGGACTTCGCGGGTGCCGCTCACGCGTACCGCGAGGCGACGTTGCGCGATCCCTCGCGCGAGATGTGGCACTTCTGGCTCGGTGTCTGCCTCGAACGCGCCCGCGACTGGCCCGGTGCGACGGTGGCGCTGAAGCGCGCCGACCTCGTCGCGATCCAGCACGACCCGCCTCACGAACCACCCTCGCGGCGCCTGCCCTACGAGCGTCGGGTGTGGCTATCGCTCATCCGTCGCCCGCAGTACGGCTACGGCATCCACCGTGCCTGCCAGCTGGCGAGCAAGCTCGGCCTCTCCCGGATCACGGCGGTCGAGTTCGGTGTTGCCGGAGGGAACGGCCTGGTGGCGATGGAGACCAACGCGGCCGAGATCGCCGAGCTCACGGGCGTCGCGGTGGATGTCGTGGGTTTCGATACGGGTGGTGGTCTGTACGAGCCGATCGACGCGCGCGACATGCCGTACTTCTTCGCAGCCGGCGCCTACGCGATGGACGTGCCGGCGCTGCGGTCCCGGCTCCGACACGCCCGTCTCATCCTCGGCGACGCGACCGAGACGTTCGCTGAGTTCCTCGCCTCGGCGCCCGCCCCGATCGGGTTCATGTCCTTCGACATGGACGTCTACTCCGCGAGCAAGGGGGTGCTCGACCACCTCTCGGAGGGCGCCGACGATGCCTGGTTCCTGCCGCGCACCCCGGTCTACTTCGACGATGTCGCAGGCTGGCAGGGACAGGACTACAACCCGCACGCGGGTGAGCTCCTGGCCATCGAGGAGTTCAACGCCGAGAACCGCGACGTCAAGCTCGCCGAGGACCGCACCTTCCGGACGTTGCCGGTCAACCACACCTGGCACCACGGGGCCTACACCCTGCATCGGTTCGCCCACCCGCAGTACGACACCTACGTCAGCCCCGCGGACGCGGCGTCGCTGGCGCTGAAGCCCGGACCGGAGGGTTGA
- the aepY gene encoding phosphonopyruvate decarboxylase, whose protein sequence is MIDPARFVAHLAELGVSMYTGVPDSLLKSFGKHVHDALPREQHIIAANEGAAVGLALGHHLRTREVAAVYLQNSGFGNTVNPLLSLADPDVYGVPMLVIVGWRGQPGVKDEPQHVKQGRVMTALLDALELPWATLPTEPDVAEQVVTDAVRAAVDGSTPSFLLVAKDTFGPAPTSGSTAAPADPSLPSREEGLTALVEAIGDGQVLISTTGMLSRELFELRERTGTDPSRDFLTVGGMGHASAIALGVALREPEREVWCLDGDGALLMHAGSLAVNADHAPANYLHVVFNNGVHDSVGGQPTSIDKVDIPAAALAMGYRYAAATSDLSTLPAEVAALREHGGPSLLELRVRPGNRPDIGRPTRTPAQSKRAFMDAVAPDAS, encoded by the coding sequence ATGATCGACCCGGCTCGCTTCGTGGCCCACCTCGCCGAGCTGGGTGTCTCGATGTACACCGGCGTGCCCGACAGCCTCCTGAAGAGCTTCGGCAAGCACGTGCACGACGCCCTGCCCCGCGAGCAGCACATCATCGCGGCCAACGAGGGCGCCGCCGTCGGCCTCGCCCTCGGCCACCACCTGCGCACGCGCGAGGTCGCGGCCGTCTACCTCCAGAACTCGGGGTTCGGCAACACCGTCAACCCGCTGCTGTCGCTGGCCGATCCGGACGTCTACGGCGTGCCGATGCTGGTGATCGTCGGCTGGCGCGGACAGCCTGGCGTCAAGGACGAGCCGCAGCACGTCAAGCAAGGGCGGGTCATGACCGCCCTGCTCGACGCGCTCGAGCTGCCCTGGGCGACGCTGCCGACCGAACCGGACGTGGCCGAGCAGGTCGTCACCGACGCCGTCCGCGCAGCGGTCGACGGCTCGACCCCGTCGTTCCTGCTCGTCGCGAAGGACACCTTCGGTCCGGCACCCACCTCGGGCAGCACGGCTGCTCCGGCCGACCCCTCGCTGCCGTCCCGCGAGGAGGGACTCACGGCCCTCGTCGAGGCCATCGGCGACGGCCAGGTCCTGATCTCCACGACCGGGATGCTCAGCCGTGAGCTGTTCGAGCTGCGCGAACGAACCGGCACGGACCCCTCCCGGGACTTCCTGACCGTCGGCGGTATGGGACACGCCAGCGCCATCGCGCTGGGCGTGGCGCTGCGCGAGCCCGAGCGCGAGGTGTGGTGCCTCGACGGTGACGGTGCGCTGCTGATGCACGCCGGCAGCCTCGCGGTCAACGCCGACCACGCGCCGGCCAACTACCTGCACGTGGTGTTCAACAACGGCGTCCACGACAGCGTGGGCGGCCAGCCGACGTCCATCGACAAGGTCGACATCCCCGCCGCCGCCCTGGCGATGGGCTACCGGTACGCCGCAGCGACCAGCGACCTGTCGACCCTCCCCGCCGAGGTGGCGGCCCTCCGGGAGCACGGCGGGCCATCCCTGCTCGAGCTGCGTGTCCGTCCGGGCAACCGCCCGGACATCGGACGCCCGACCCGCACGCCCGCCCAGAGCAAGCGCGCGTTCATGGACGCGGTCGCACCGGACGCCTCGTGA
- a CDS encoding glycosyltransferase translates to MTTGAPHVVVGVHLHDGADALRRSLPTVVHQRFSGHLQVLVVDDGAGTAARAALDELCRRYPDIRVVRHAERLGRAASRNRVLAEAGGAAVAWLDLGDVWHPRKIAVQHATLLAAKDPARTLVASSHRRVDLTDRSEEVVDPDLSGDLLRALVERTLHVPFGTLLGSADAHRLVGGLDDALPYRDDEDFLLRFLSNGGNLVSATGGPLSTGSVVRDLPTARDVAVAEHRIRRRHRETVRAGGSGSARRRHRRELQRIARLHRKEGRRAVAGLYRLRADTVAVLDRLARTSGSGHAPSGDAPTAPPGGSTVAGRPADPPVPPQFEGVHEAGAVEDWSAAIVAWESTEDDVRAGADPATWEVIARALRASERYEDAAAVARAGLVCWPAHPRLEMELAKSRAATIDWGAAFLPMAPGEPTADSDARAAEPTGEVTSLGVLAGGEGFVTGWVADDPSPLPVEVSLHVGETTVVTTYAQATDPDDRGRLAFSLSCEQLLEFLGDGDRITIRTADRLLPIVGFGAAAEVQTGFESRMPALRARLDAGAVFTKFGRLRPGYTPARKRRTLDLVDEVAAVVHEAHGYACTPFYGNLLGAVREQDFIAHDVGGFDLGYVSGERDPAAVRDEFAGLCRRLLDHGYHLELEPFGAMIRKQPGDRIFVDLNFAWLTDAEELRLSYGWRYEPVVGGDAIAVTRDTFLAGRLVPIPTDAEAVLHQVYGHGWATPDQGFELARDLQRDDAFLLGTADLEALRTAAPDRVVVLASRD, encoded by the coding sequence ATGACCACAGGCGCACCGCACGTCGTCGTCGGGGTACACCTGCACGATGGGGCGGACGCGCTGCGCAGGAGCCTGCCGACCGTCGTGCACCAGCGCTTCAGCGGCCACCTCCAGGTCCTCGTGGTCGACGACGGGGCCGGCACCGCCGCCCGGGCCGCCCTCGACGAGCTGTGCCGGCGCTACCCAGACATCAGGGTCGTCCGTCACGCCGAGCGGCTCGGCCGCGCGGCGTCACGCAACCGGGTGCTCGCCGAGGCCGGCGGGGCCGCAGTCGCGTGGCTGGACCTCGGCGACGTCTGGCACCCCCGCAAGATCGCCGTGCAGCACGCAACGCTCCTCGCAGCGAAGGACCCGGCGCGGACCCTGGTCGCCTCGAGCCACCGCCGCGTCGACCTCACCGACCGATCCGAGGAGGTGGTCGACCCCGACCTGTCCGGTGACCTCCTGCGTGCACTGGTCGAACGCACGCTGCACGTCCCGTTCGGCACCCTCCTCGGCAGCGCGGATGCCCACCGCCTGGTCGGCGGTCTCGACGACGCGTTGCCGTACCGGGACGACGAGGACTTCCTGCTGCGCTTCCTGTCCAACGGCGGGAACCTCGTCTCCGCCACCGGTGGGCCCCTCAGCACGGGGTCGGTGGTGCGCGACCTCCCGACCGCGCGTGACGTCGCCGTGGCCGAGCACCGGATCCGGCGACGCCACCGCGAGACCGTGCGGGCCGGTGGCTCCGGATCGGCTCGTCGCCGCCACCGGCGTGAGCTCCAGCGGATCGCGCGCCTGCACCGCAAGGAAGGTCGCCGGGCGGTGGCCGGGCTCTACCGGCTCCGGGCCGACACCGTGGCGGTCCTCGACCGGCTCGCGCGGACATCGGGCTCCGGGCACGCCCCGAGCGGTGACGCCCCGACGGCGCCGCCGGGGGGCAGCACCGTCGCCGGACGACCCGCGGACCCACCCGTGCCCCCGCAGTTCGAAGGGGTCCACGAGGCCGGCGCTGTCGAGGACTGGTCCGCGGCCATCGTCGCCTGGGAGTCCACCGAAGACGACGTGCGAGCCGGTGCCGACCCGGCGACCTGGGAGGTGATCGCCCGAGCCCTCCGCGCGTCCGAGCGCTACGAGGACGCGGCGGCCGTCGCTCGGGCCGGCCTGGTGTGCTGGCCGGCACACCCCCGTCTGGAGATGGAGCTGGCCAAGAGCCGCGCGGCGACGATCGACTGGGGCGCGGCGTTCCTCCCGATGGCCCCAGGTGAGCCGACCGCCGACAGCGACGCGAGGGCGGCCGAGCCGACCGGCGAGGTCACCTCGCTCGGCGTCCTCGCCGGTGGCGAGGGCTTCGTCACCGGCTGGGTGGCGGACGATCCGTCCCCGCTGCCCGTCGAGGTGTCCCTGCACGTCGGCGAGACCACGGTCGTCACGACCTACGCCCAGGCCACGGACCCCGACGACCGCGGCAGGCTCGCCTTCTCGCTCAGCTGCGAGCAGCTCCTCGAGTTCCTCGGTGACGGCGACCGCATCACCATCCGCACCGCCGACCGGCTGCTTCCCATCGTGGGGTTCGGCGCCGCAGCCGAGGTGCAGACCGGCTTCGAGAGCCGGATGCCGGCGCTGCGGGCGCGGCTCGATGCCGGCGCGGTCTTCACCAAGTTCGGCCGCCTGCGCCCCGGCTACACCCCGGCCCGCAAGCGTCGCACCCTCGACCTCGTCGACGAGGTGGCAGCCGTGGTCCACGAGGCGCACGGCTACGCGTGCACGCCGTTCTACGGCAACCTGCTCGGCGCCGTGCGCGAGCAGGACTTCATCGCCCACGACGTCGGTGGGTTCGACCTCGGGTACGTGTCGGGCGAACGCGACCCAGCCGCCGTCCGTGACGAGTTCGCCGGCCTGTGCCGGCGCCTGCTCGACCACGGGTACCACCTCGAGCTCGAGCCGTTCGGCGCGATGATCCGGAAGCAGCCGGGCGACCGAATCTTCGTCGACCTCAACTTCGCCTGGCTGACCGACGCGGAAGAGCTGCGTCTGTCGTACGGCTGGCGCTACGAACCTGTCGTCGGCGGCGACGCCATCGCCGTCACGCGGGACACCTTCCTGGCCGGCCGGCTGGTCCCGATCCCCACGGACGCCGAAGCCGTGCTGCACCAGGTCTACGGCCACGGGTGGGCCACCCCCGACCAGGGCTTCGAGCTGGCGCGGGATCTGCAGCGCGACGACGCGTTCCTGCTCGGCACCGCGGACCTGGAGGCGCTGCGCACCGCGGCGCCGGACCGCGTCGTGGTGCTCGCGTCGCGCGACTGA
- a CDS encoding glycosyltransferase has product MRATPDRAVPAVSVVVPCYRSAATLSTLVEGLHAALASEASYEIVLVNDSSPDDTWAAISRLAAADERVRGIDLLVNHGQQAATMCGLAHAGGEVVVTMDDDLQQPPDEVRTLLDALRADPDLDAVIGTWPRDEGLIRNLGSVFNGWVDRLANGTPRGLHHTAFRAMQRPVVDTVVANGTRTPILWALVGRSAGRLRNVAVRHDARPEGRSGFTLREGSRLVLATLFLGTTLPLRLLSLLGAASAFLSLVAALVFTARWATGVATPPGWVSSFLAVMFFGGATLLGVGLIGEYLGLVMREVREPPRWAIRRTTSTAAE; this is encoded by the coding sequence GTGAGGGCGACGCCGGACCGTGCTGTCCCGGCGGTCAGCGTCGTCGTGCCGTGCTACCGGTCCGCGGCCACCCTGTCGACGCTCGTCGAAGGCCTGCACGCCGCACTGGCCTCCGAGGCCTCCTACGAGATCGTGCTGGTCAACGACTCCTCGCCGGACGACACGTGGGCTGCGATATCGCGCCTCGCTGCAGCCGACGAGCGGGTCCGCGGCATCGACCTGCTCGTCAACCACGGCCAGCAGGCCGCCACCATGTGCGGGCTCGCGCACGCGGGAGGCGAGGTGGTCGTCACCATGGACGACGACCTCCAGCAGCCCCCCGACGAGGTCCGCACGCTGCTCGACGCCTTGCGCGCCGATCCGGACCTGGACGCCGTGATCGGCACCTGGCCCCGCGACGAAGGTCTGATCCGCAACCTCGGCAGTGTCTTCAACGGCTGGGTGGACCGCCTCGCGAACGGCACGCCGCGCGGCCTGCACCACACCGCGTTCCGGGCGATGCAGCGGCCAGTGGTCGATACCGTCGTCGCCAACGGCACCCGCACCCCGATCCTGTGGGCACTCGTCGGGCGCTCGGCCGGCCGACTTCGCAACGTCGCCGTCCGACACGACGCTCGCCCCGAGGGTCGTTCTGGTTTCACGCTGCGCGAAGGGAGCCGCCTCGTGCTCGCGACCCTCTTCCTCGGCACCACCCTGCCGCTACGCCTGCTGTCGCTCCTCGGGGCTGCCAGCGCGTTCCTCTCGCTCGTCGCAGCGCTGGTCTTCACCGCCCGCTGGGCGACCGGTGTGGCGACTCCGCCTGGATGGGTCTCGTCGTTCCTCGCCGTGATGTTCTTCGGCGGGGCGACGCTGCTCGGCGTCGGTCTCATCGGGGAGTACCTCGGCCTCGTGATGCGCGAGGTTCGCGAGCCGCCGCGGTGGGCGATCCGCCGGACCACCAGCACCGCCGCCGAGTGA
- a CDS encoding tetratricopeptide repeat protein has translation MLRGEAAALAAEDRWFEAAERWQRLATARPDDANAHRELARTAGLVAAWRGTFVGSPPRFRTDTQLAADRPEEPVAVDPTGTALAAIERAVELRPDSVAWLAPLGELRAAAGDTVGAIAAYERAVEATRTSHSAWVVTSRHLWQFELERDHHRNEAARVDDPLFDAALEPEAAAALGDPPGVVRPRFTHQGLHVTGIVADPSVTVVEVTLGDLPVRTVNLASGEPLRRFDLVLRRPVLDVAPPVGRLAVTTPDGRVLPAPGPVAAVTVRLPHASGTLGDLLADGVRVDKKGGLTPTADEVASRQADLLRLYGLVRDALAEDHGRELFALYGTLLGIHRQGDLIPGDDDFDCGYVAGATDPVAVKAEAVDLIAALVREGFSVSINRRGRLFRVHHDAIGDASLHLDVHPVWFEGPDLYVHNHHRFPAVVDDLLPAEARDLRGEPVLVPRRPEVLLERFYGPGWRTPDPGYVDDATGADPAVMTRLGEALLSPEEFRALDDRLAVSAADHPGQGRLVSIASQPLYPLDDVIE, from the coding sequence GTGTTGCGCGGCGAGGCTGCGGCGCTCGCCGCGGAGGACCGCTGGTTCGAGGCCGCCGAGCGCTGGCAGCGGCTGGCGACGGCACGACCGGACGACGCCAACGCTCACCGCGAACTCGCCCGCACCGCCGGACTGGTCGCGGCCTGGCGTGGCACGTTCGTGGGGTCGCCGCCACGCTTCCGGACCGACACCCAGCTGGCGGCGGACCGCCCCGAGGAGCCCGTCGCCGTCGACCCGACCGGGACGGCCCTCGCCGCCATCGAGCGCGCTGTCGAGCTGCGACCCGATTCGGTCGCGTGGCTGGCACCCCTGGGTGAGCTGCGGGCTGCCGCCGGCGACACGGTCGGCGCGATCGCCGCCTACGAGCGCGCCGTCGAGGCGACGCGGACGTCGCACAGCGCCTGGGTGGTCACCTCCCGGCACCTGTGGCAGTTCGAGCTCGAGCGCGATCACCACCGCAACGAAGCCGCGCGTGTCGACGATCCGCTGTTCGACGCGGCCCTGGAGCCCGAAGCCGCCGCGGCGCTCGGCGACCCACCAGGCGTGGTCCGCCCGCGCTTCACCCACCAGGGCCTGCACGTGACGGGCATCGTCGCCGACCCGTCCGTGACGGTGGTCGAGGTCACGCTCGGCGACCTCCCGGTCCGCACCGTCAACCTCGCGTCGGGAGAGCCGCTCCGCCGTTTCGATCTCGTGCTGCGACGGCCTGTCCTGGATGTCGCCCCACCCGTCGGTCGCCTGGCCGTCACCACCCCCGATGGGCGTGTGCTGCCGGCGCCTGGCCCCGTCGCTGCGGTGACGGTCCGACTGCCGCACGCCTCGGGGACCCTCGGTGACCTGCTCGCCGACGGCGTCCGGGTCGACAAGAAGGGCGGGCTGACACCCACGGCTGATGAGGTGGCCTCGCGACAGGCCGATCTGCTGCGCCTCTACGGGCTCGTGCGCGACGCCCTCGCAGAGGACCACGGACGCGAGCTGTTCGCCCTCTACGGCACCCTGCTCGGCATCCACCGGCAGGGGGACCTCATCCCCGGCGACGATGACTTCGACTGCGGCTACGTCGCGGGAGCCACGGACCCGGTCGCCGTCAAGGCCGAGGCCGTGGACCTCATCGCGGCGCTGGTCCGCGAGGGGTTCAGCGTCAGCATCAACCGCCGGGGGCGGCTCTTCCGCGTACACCACGACGCCATCGGTGACGCGTCGCTGCACCTCGACGTCCACCCGGTGTGGTTCGAGGGACCGGACCTGTACGTCCACAACCACCACCGGTTCCCCGCCGTGGTCGACGACCTCCTGCCGGCCGAGGCGCGCGACCTACGCGGCGAGCCGGTCCTCGTCCCGCGCCGACCCGAGGTGCTGCTGGAACGCTTCTACGGCCCTGGCTGGCGCACCCCCGACCCCGGCTACGTCGACGACGCTACCGGGGCCGATCCAGCGGTGATGACTCGCCTCGGCGAAGCCCTGCTGTCCCCTGAGGAGTTCCGGGCTCTCGACGACCGCCTCGCGGTCAGCGCGGCGGACCACCCTGGTCAGGGCCGGCTGGTGTCCATCGCCTCGCAACCGCTCTACCCGCTGGACGACGTCATCGAGTGA